A window from Ignavibacteriota bacterium encodes these proteins:
- a CDS encoding VOC family protein — protein MNNSYKIPPQTRIGHVHLKVSNIDKSLKFYKELLGFDLVTMYGTDAAFISAGGYHHHIGLNTWESKNSPPAQKSGVGLYHVAILYPTRKDLAEIFKRLIEAKYPISGAADHGVSEAIYLDDPDGNGIELYWDKPKEIWQHKSDGSIEMHTNQLDLDKLLAELEQ, from the coding sequence ATGAATAATAGTTATAAAATTCCTCCTCAAACCAGAATTGGTCATGTTCATCTAAAAGTTTCTAATATTGATAAATCGTTGAAATTTTATAAAGAACTTTTAGGTTTTGATTTAGTAACAATGTACGGAACCGACGCCGCTTTTATTTCAGCCGGAGGTTATCATCATCATATTGGATTAAATACTTGGGAAAGTAAAAATTCACCTCCGGCGCAAAAATCTGGAGTTGGACTTTATCATGTTGCAATTCTTTATCCAACCAGAAAAGATTTGGCAGAAATATTTAAAAGATTAATTGAAGCAAAATATCCAATTTCCGGAGCCGCAGATCATGGAGTTTCAGAAGCAATTTATTTAGATGATCCTGATGGAAATGGAATTGAATTGTATTGGGATAAACCAAAAGAAATTTGGCAGCACAAATCTGATGGATCAATAGAAATGCACACAAATCAATTGGATTTGGATAAACTGCTTGCAGAATTGGAACAATAG
- a CDS encoding alpha-glucosidase C-terminal domain-containing protein: protein MKNPYKPKPYVELKHPEWSKNSTIYEVNIRQYTKEGTFAAFEKHLPRLKKLGVDILWLMPIHPIGEVNRKGTLGSYYSVKDYFAVNPEFGRLKDFKKLVNKIHKMGMYVIIDWVANHSAWDNKLAVEHPDWYTKNKSGNFQPTPWYDWDDIIDFNYDKPELRKYMTEALIYWVKETNIDGYRCDVAGFLPNEFWENVRFELEKIKPVFMLAEWESRDLHKNTFDMTYAWSLYDKMKDAYKSKSGSEGIIEYLAHDVNTFPKDGYRMTFVENHDKNSWFGNQFTNFGKSLNAAIVLTCIVNGMPLIYSGQEAGLKKSLKFFDKDFIEWKEHEIGKLYKKLFDLKHKNQALWNGNSGGEMIRIINDQPEKVISFYREKNGDKVLLIINFSAVKIEVNINLENEEGSLKEIFLDKTYKFEKINSLKLKPWGYLVFTNNKKNFYE from the coding sequence GGAACTTTTGCCGCTTTCGAAAAACACTTGCCCAGGTTAAAAAAACTCGGTGTTGATATTCTTTGGTTAATGCCAATTCATCCAATTGGTGAAGTAAATCGAAAAGGAACTTTGGGAAGTTATTATTCCGTTAAAGATTATTTTGCAGTTAATCCGGAATTTGGAAGATTAAAAGATTTTAAAAAACTTGTAAATAAAATTCACAAAATGGGAATGTATGTTATAATTGATTGGGTCGCGAATCATTCAGCATGGGATAATAAATTAGCAGTTGAACATCCCGATTGGTACACAAAAAATAAATCGGGAAATTTCCAGCCAACTCCTTGGTATGATTGGGATGATATTATTGATTTCAATTATGATAAACCCGAGTTAAGAAAATACATGACAGAAGCTCTAATTTATTGGGTGAAAGAGACAAATATTGACGGTTACAGATGCGATGTTGCCGGATTTCTTCCAAATGAATTTTGGGAAAATGTGAGATTTGAACTTGAAAAAATAAAACCGGTTTTTATGCTTGCGGAATGGGAATCTCGCGATTTGCACAAAAATACTTTTGATATGACTTACGCTTGGAGTTTGTATGATAAAATGAAAGATGCCTACAAAAGTAAATCTGGTTCAGAAGGTATTATAGAATATTTAGCTCATGATGTAAACACATTTCCAAAAGATGGTTATAGAATGACGTTTGTTGAAAATCATGATAAAAATTCTTGGTTCGGAAATCAGTTTACAAATTTTGGAAAAAGTCTTAATGCTGCAATTGTGCTTACGTGTATTGTTAATGGAATGCCTTTAATTTACAGCGGACAAGAAGCCGGTCTTAAAAAATCTCTTAAATTTTTTGATAAAGATTTTATCGAATGGAAAGAGCATGAAATTGGAAAATTGTATAAAAAATTATTCGATTTGAAACACAAAAATCAAGCGTTGTGGAATGGAAATTCCGGTGGTGAAATGATCAGAATTATAAATGATCAACCGGAAAAAGTAATTTCATTTTACAGAGAAAAAAACGGTGATAAAGTTTTGCTCATAATAAATTTTAGTGCTGTGAAAATTGAAGTCAATATAAATTTAGAAAATGAAGAAGGAAGTTTAAAAGAAATATTTTTAGATAAAACATATAAATTTGAAAAAATAAATTCACTCAAATTAAAACCTTGGGGTTATTTGGTTTTTACTAACAACAAAAAAAATTTTTATGAATAA